A DNA window from Strix aluco isolate bStrAlu1 chromosome 6, bStrAlu1.hap1, whole genome shotgun sequence contains the following coding sequences:
- the LOC141925501 gene encoding fas-binding factor 1 homolog, which translates to MAAAPPSSFGGSVDDLLGDLLGYEDDESPVNSARTSRLARGSSLPASQKSRVAEDFFNGFPVEDVEAAEGSSASGGEPQALLQSLKDLDDLEADLLGASRPGSAPGKTTVKGPGKGESGPVMEKKPLSSFAASRQYRKFNLEDLDDPLSGLLSDEEQDAPKKPSPTGTKSIPEEKQSKEKEPPAAQTPLRTAAPVQRRKEITFEDDGDDLLDALGLGSSPGRDGKQGKKAENREEVRPARAVLDELLGRGSVARTLEEPGLGERREVTQEAKSQKQPEKEEGRRKDFVFGAYEPSVASTAKGRPARRQPLSRFSTEKNSELKAEPLSKAPPTASQSPARGRRNRGAWLGLKDEDFLDLELSSPSKASPAGSSPSPAAAGRPSPARQLPAAEEAATKTDPVEEEDWLSAALRRKKAQAQAKAQEGNAKPSEAPVEGLPPRSPVSRPAASPGAQPQAAAVQDEAASTDSSRPPVPWLSTAKQASAHPSEAAQGDPSRDASAPVPAALFPGEQETQGPAPLAQAESPGLGLLHERSLGAPTAQPHEDVTGCQAALLRVQARVAELESQVRTLELARAEDRLLLESLRQRHQEDLDLLESTHRSQVKVLEETCRQREQRLQQEKEQLAAQLLGQRQEAEQARAELEQRSALELERLRELQRVSVQELRREHDEQLQRLKQMKDQEVEAVTSATLHSRTLNGVMDRMEKFFSDLRDFLQKMEATQQSTSRELAMGAQTQEKQLKVLQDSLLQQQRDAEEERRRFQAVVAKMEARLDEQTRLLEQERQRAFAERSRAKSLQHSLEEEQRAVTQQLSVERVELERAKERAEMKMQVHTLRAREEQLAREKELLDKSWQELKAEREKVNGAALRVRQQEEELKSMTELSSQKYEEGQRALREAIRVDSQHPSRLQALQQQLEQLRQQEERLHQDRLSMAQQRSQLQQLRQELPNSPTMLRIAGRDSSVPASGFSSTLRFPPPIGSPGGIQELLARASSAELSATLAMMKFRALQDHYYLDNEQLFLESLKKAPYNVASLPG; encoded by the exons ATG gctgcagcccccccgaGCAGTTTCGGCG GGTCTGTGGATGACCTGCTTGGCGACCTCCTGGGATACGAGGACG ACGAAAGCCCCGTGAATTCTGCAAGGACTTCGCGGCTGGCCAGGGGCAGCAGCTTGCCGGCCAGCCAGAA GTCCCGTGTAGCGGAGGATTTCTTCAACGGATTCCCTGTAGAAGATGTGGAAGCTGCGGAG GGCTCCAGTGCCTCCGGCGGAGAGCCCCaagctctgctgcagagcctgaag GACTTGGACGACCTGGAAGCTGATCTGCTGGGAGCGTCGAGACCCGGTTCTGCGCCAGGGAAGACAACCGTGAAAGGCCCTGGGAAAG GAGAGTCTGGACCTGTGATGGAGAAGAAGCCGCTGTCATCCTTCGCTGCTTCCCGACAGTACAGGAAATTCAACTTGGAAG ATTTAGATGATCCTCTGTCGGGGCTCTTGTCTGATGAGGAGCAGGATGCACCCAAGAAGCCATCTCCGACAGGCACTAAAAGCATCCCTGAGGAAAAACAGAGCAAGGAGAAAG AGCCACCCGCAGCCCAGACGCCCCTGCGCACCGCGGCCCcagtgcagaggaggaaggagatcaCCTTTGAAGACGACGGCGACGACCTGCTAGATGCACTGGGCCTTGGCAGTAGCCCAGGAAGAGATGGCAAGCAGGGCAAGAAGGCAGAAAA CAGAGAGGAGGTCCGGCCAGCCCGCGCTGTGCTGGACGAGTTACTGGGACGAGGCTCCGTGGCCAGAACCCTGGAAGAGCCAGGCCTGGGAGAGCGCCGGGAGGTCACACAGGAGGCGAAGTCCCAAAAGCAGCCAG agaaggaagagggtcgGCGCAAGGATTTTGTCTTTGGAGCGTACGAGCCCTCGGTGGCCTCCACAGCCAAGGGCCGGCCGGCGAGAAGGCAGCCTCTGAG CAGGTTTTCAACCGAGAAGAACAGTGAACTTAAAGCAGAGCCCCTCTCCAAAGCTCCTCCGACAGCCAGCCAGAGCCCCGCGCGGGGCCGCAGGAATAGAGGTGCCTGGCTGGGCTTGAAAGATGAAGATTTTTTGGATTTGGAGCTGTCATCTCCATCGAAGGCCAGTCCTGCAgggagctcccccagccctgccgcagctgggcggcccagccccgccagacagctcccagctgcagaggaggcagccaCTAAAACCGACccagtggaggaggaggactggctgAGCGCTGCCTTACGACGCAAAAAAGCCCAAGCCCAGGCGAAGGCCCAGGAGGGGAATGCCAAGCCCTCGGAGGCCCCAGTTGAAGGGCTGCCTCCCCGCTCTCCTGTCAG CCggccagcagcctccccaggagcacagccGCAGGCAGCCGCCGTGCAGGACGAGGCAGCGAGCACAGACAGCTCCAG GCCACCAGTCCCCTGGCTCAGCACTGCGAAACAAGCCTCAGCTCACCCATCGGAGGCTGCACAGGGGGATCCCTCCAGAGACGCCAGCGCCCCGG TCCCCGCAGCCTTGTTCCCGGGAGAGCAGGAGACGCAGGGCCCTGCCCCGCTGGCTCAG GCAGAGTCCCCAGGCCTGGGCTTGCTGCATGAGAGGAGTCTGGGGGCTCCCACTGCCCAGCCCCACGAGGATGTGACAGGCTGTCAGGCAGCGCTGCTCCGTGTCCAGGCCcgtgtggcagagctggagagccag GTGCGGACGCTGGAGCTGGCACGGGCCGAGGACAGACTCTTGCTGGAGAGCCTCCGGCAGCGGCACCAGGAGGACCTGGATCTCCTCGAGAGCACCCACAG GAGCCAGGTGAAGGTGCTGGAGGAGACCTGCAGGCAGcgggagcagaggctgcagcaggagaaggagcagctggcggctcagctcctggggcagaggcaggaggcgGAGCAGGCgcgggcagagctggagcagcggAGCGCGCTGGAGCTGGAGCGGCTGCGAGAGCTGCAGAG GGTGTCCGTGCAGGAGCTGCGCAGAGAGCACGACGAGCAGCTCCAGCGGCTGAAGCAGATGAAGGACCAGGAGGTCGAGGCGGTGACCAGCGCCACTTTGCACAGCAG GACTCTCAACGGCGTCATGGATCGGATGGAGAAGTTCTTCAGCGACCTGCGTGACTTCTTACAGAAGATGGAGGCCACACAGCAGAGCACCTCCCGGGAGCTGGCCATGGGGGCACAGACGCAGGAGAAGCAGCTCAAGG tgctccaggacagcttattgcagcagcagagggacgCGGAGGAGGAGCGGCGCCGTTTCCAGGCAGTGGTGGCCAAAATGGAGGCCAGGCTGGACGAGCAGACtcggctgctggagcag GAGCGACAGAGGGCATTCGCGGAGCGCTCCAGAGCGAAATCACTGCAGCACTCGCTGGAGGAGGAGCAGCGAGCTGTGACCCAGCAGCTCTCTGTGGAGCGAGTGGAGCTGGAGAGGGCGAAG GAGCGGGCAGAGATGAAGATGCAGGTCCACACGCTGAGAGCCAGGGAGGAGCAGCTGGCGagggagaaagagctgctggacaagtcctggcaggagctgaaggCGGAGAGGGAGAAGGTGAATGGGGCTGCGCTGCGCGtccggcagcaggaggaggagctgaaaaGCATGACCGAG ctctcctcccagaagTACGAGGAAGGGCAGCGAGCCCTGCGGGAGGCCATCAGGGTCGACTCGCAGCACCCGTCGAGGCTGCAggccctgcagcagcagttggagcagctcaggcagcagGAAGAGCGTCTGCACCAG GACCGGCTGAGCATGGCTCAGCAGAGGAGCCAGCTTCAACAGCTGCGCCAGGAGCTGCCCAACAGCCCCACGATGCTGCGGATCGCAGGCCGGGACTCCAGTGTCCCTGCGAGTGGCTTCTCCAGCACGCTGC GCTTTCCACCTCCCATCGGCAGCCCGGGAGGTATCCAGGAACTCCTGGCCAGGGCCAGCTCCGCCGAGCTCAGCGCCACGCTGGCGATGATGAAGTTCCGAGCCCTGCAG gACCATTATTACCTAGACAACgagcagctcttcctggagtCCCTGAAGAAAGCGCCATACAACGTTGCTTCTCTGCCAGGCTGA